The bacterium genome contains the following window.
CCCGAATTATGATGGCACACTGCGGAATGTAGTCATTACTGCGAGTTATAACTCTGCCATTGGCTCAGATTCTGGGACATATCGTGTAGATGAACCACCGAAAATTATCCGCACCCCAGAAACTATTGCCTTAGGTTCACAAAGTCAACCTGCCAACCAACCATTGACTATCGCCGCAACCATTACTGATAATACCGCAGTTACTAATGCCACCTTATTCTATCGACATTCGGGAACACTAACCAGCTATTCTCAGCTGACTATGACTCATATGGGTAATAACCTGTATAAAACAACTATCCCAGCCGCAAGTGTTAATTACCCGGGCGTGGATTACTATATCACTGCCTCAGATGGTAGATTAGTCGCTTCAGACCCAAAAAACAATCCTGAAATCTACCCATATCAGATTGCGGTATATCCTAATGAAAAACCAGTGATTATACATACCCCTGTTTCTGGAGCGTTAATTAACTCATCAGTAACTATTACTGCCTATGCTACGGATACCACAGATTATGTTACTTCGGTAACCTTATCCTATCGTATCAAGGGTTATGTGCTTTATGAGAATGTAGTTATGACTAAGGCAGGTAATACTTATACCGCTACCATACCGGCGAATAAGATGACCTTTGTCGGGGTCGAATACTATATTGTCGCGATGGACAATTATGGTTTGCGGGCATATCACGGCACAGATGTTAATCCACACTACATTCGTCCCAATGTTCCACCGAGTATAACCATTACCGCACCACCAGCACAAGGGGCTTATGCTACCAGTTCTTATACCATCGCCTGGGTAGATGCTGACCCGGATAATGATGCCCAAATATCACTCTACTATGATACCAATAACACTAACTATGACGGCTCAACTATCACTACTGGACTTTCTGAGGATAGCAGTATCAATAGCTATATCTGGAATCTCTCAACTATCCCCGAAGGTAGTTACTATATCTATGCCTTGATAGATGATGGCACTAATACACCCGTCTATGACTACAGCAATGGACCATTAAATATTGATCATTCACTACCACGAGCAACCATTACTACCACCCCTGCCTCACCAATTACTGCTGCTGGGACAGTCTATGTTATCTTAACTGCCTCAGAAAAATTATCTGCCGTCTCACTGACATTTACTCCCTATGGTAAATCACCTCTCTCTATACCGTTGACTACCACGGATTATATCACCTGGCAAGGTAATTTCCAGGTTACTCTTTATACTGGCGATGGAATAGGCACATTTAACTATTCCTTGAAAGATTTATTCAATAATATTGTTACCGGAAGCCAAACTTTTGAGATAGATGTTTCAGGGGTAATATTTACGCAGTCAAATTATACCTTCAATGTTGAGAAGGACTATAATCAGCAGGGATTGGTTAGGGTTAAGAATATCGATAATGAGCCACACCAATTCTTCGCAGAATCTATTAATGTCCCTAAACCAATAGCGGTAAATTTTATGGGTGATGGTTCTGTGGATAATCCGATTACCTTACAGCCCGGGGAAGAGACAAATCTTATTCTATCAATGCATACCCAATATGCCACGAAAACAAATTACTCCCTCGGCGGTAACTTGACCAATGATAAAGGGTTAATCTCGCATACGACAATAAATATTAATGTTCGCCTGCCCGAGGTTAGATTTACGGTTAGTCTTATCAGTGAAGACCCAATGACATTAGCCAAAACCTATAGAATTACCAATACGGGTGCTGACCCAATTCCGGATTTAACCATTGACCTCGGTGCACTTAAAGATAAGGTGATTATGCATCCGTTACTCTATTCGCTATACTTAGGCACATCGAGTTCAGTTGAATTTAAGCTCATCCCCATTATCACTGAGACTTTTAGTGGGCTATCTGGCACCTGGAGTGTGAGTAGTGGAGATAAGGTGGTGGAGGTTCTTACTACCTGGCAGGTTACAGGAACCATCTATAAGGTAACATTAAATCAGCCCAAACTCGTCTTTGATATTAATTATCTATATCAATATGAATTAGAACAACATAAAGTAATAGTGGGATATTGTCCTAATGGAGCACCAATCTGGGGATGGGTAGCAGACCCGAGGTTAATTAAGAGCATTGACCCATTCTATATACCAACAGGATTTGGAACTTCAAATGTCAAAAGTGCAAACTTGAGTATGCATTTTACAGAAGGAAATATTGAGCAAAATCGCAATACCTATATCTATATGAATAATAATGAAGTGGGTAGATTAATAAATGTTAATCCGGAAGGGTATTATACATTTCCAGTTGCGCCAGACTATTTTATGTATCCCGACCCGTATGTTGGTAATCGCCGCAATGAGATTAGTATGGAGACAGATATAAATCCTGCTCATTTAGCCTGGGTAGGTAATTTCAGGGTTACCATACTCTTAGATAAGTTTGAGGTGTATGTTATTGCTACAAGTTCAGCGGCGGCTACCGCTACTGCCTGGGCATTACCCTATGTGCATCATAATTCAGACCAACTATTTGTCAATATTACTCAACCACCAGAGGGATTTGAGTATAAGATAGGTGCGAAGGTGCAGATTAAGGCTGAGGTAAAGGATGAGCATGACATCTTCCAGTGGCTCTGCAATGTCTGTGTAAGTTTTACCAATAGCACCCAAACACTGAATTTATACGATGATGGCATGCATAATGATGCCGGTGTAAATGACGGTATTTATGCCAACTACTGGTATCCTGCCAATGAAGGTAGTGTTACTATCACCGTGGTGGCGAATAACTGTAAGACACAGGCGACTGCGACAGTTAGTGGCAATATTATTGGCAATCGACCGCCGAGCATAGACATTCTTACCCCTACTGAATTACAAACATTACAAGGAACTACCACTATCTCGTATCAAGCCACAGACCCAGATGGCGATAGTTTATATTTCTATATCTATTATAGTGCCTCCTCGATTGGTCCCTGGAATCTGTTCTACAGTGGCGTAAATACTGTCTATCTCTGGAATACTAATATCCTGGAAAATGGTATTTACTATATTCGGGTAGTAGCCAGTGACCCTAACGGATTGACAGGCTCAGATACCGTCAAGGTAACTGTAAAGAATAAAAAACCAAAGATTAGAGTTAATCCTACTGCTGGCTCTCAATGTGCCTTAGTTACGGTTTATGGTGAAGACTTTGGTGCGACAGAGACGGTTCAGATTGACTTTGGGTTACATCTTAATATTACTACTGGCATGACTAATGCCGAAGGCTCATTTACTACCTTTTTTACTGTCGATACGCAACCGGTTGGCACAGTCTCAGTAGTCGCTACCGGTATTGATTCACACCTGAGGGCCTCTGCAGATTTCACTATTACTGCACTACACTATATCAAAGGATATATTCGCTATGCGAATGGTGAAGGAATTCCAGGCATCAAAGTCTATTTAATGAGCCCAATAGTAGATGACTGTTTTATCACTTCATCTGATGGTTATTATGAATTTACCGGTTTGCCCACCGGATATTATCGTGTAAGACCATATAAAGAATGGTATACATTTGAGCCAGCAGGAAGGGAATACCGCATACTTACTGCCAGTTGCGATAATCAGAACTACATCGGGACACCACAGAGGTATTATATTAAAGGTAGATGTAACACAGAGGCAGATGAAGGGATAGGTGGAGTGCAGGTAGTTTTATCAGGTTCTGTGCAGGCAACCTATACTACTAATGCCAGTGGATATTATGCCTTCTGGGATGTTCCGGCGGGCACATATACCATCACCCCTTATAGGCAATTCTATACCTTTGTTCCGGCAAATAGAATCCTTCCTAACATAGATTTCCATCAAGCAGGACAGGATTTTGTTGGCACATCTACTACTGTAGAAAGATATTATATCAAAGGAACTATCACGGATATGAGTCATAATCCGTTAGCCGGGGTAAGGGTATATCTGTTTGGCACGATGGATAATGTTTTTATCACCAGAGCAGATGGTTATTATGAATTTACCAATCTTGAGTCAGGTTATTATCGAACCAGCCTGTGGAAACAAGGATATACCTTCGAACCATCTGGCAGAAGATATGAATACCTGTGTAGCCATTATGAGCATCAAGACTTTGACGATGATGGTCCACCACAAGGAATTCAACCACCACCACCTACCAGTACACTCACATCGCTATTCTTTGTAGTAAAGGATAATGCAGGAAAAGGAATACCAGGGGCAAAGATTACACTGATGCCATTAAATGTAGAAAATGTAGTGAGGGTCTTCAGACCCGTTGGGGAAAACGCAGAAAATGTAGTGAGGGTCTTCAGACCCGTTGGGGAAAACGCATCTAAAGATGCTCACTACAGACCCGTCTCGGCTGAGATTATCACTGATGAAAATGGTATGGCAGATATGGTCAAGCCTATCTGGGAATTGTCTGGTAACTACACCATAAAGGTGGTAAAGTTAGGGTATAACTGTGAAAGTGAGGAGATTACTATTACGGATGAGGAATCGGTTTTTGACCTTGACTTTGTCTTAGAAGCATCACAGCCGTTACCACCCCAGAATAAACTTTACCAGAATTACCCAAATCCATTCAATCCCAATCAGGAAGAAACACAGATTCCGTATGATTTAGCCGTGAATGCTCATATAGTCATTAAGATTTACAACATTGCTGGAGAATTAGTCAGGACATTAGAGGAAGATAAACTTGCCGGGTCAAATATTACTACCCCATGGAATGGTAGAAATGATGATGGTGATATTGTCTCCAACGGCGTCTATTTCTATCAATTACATATTGGTGGAAGTGTAGTTGGGACTAAGAAGATATTAGTAATAAAATAGGACGCAGATGTACAGGATTTACAGGATTTTTAAAAAATATTATCCTAATAATCTACGGAGAAAAATCTTGCGTCCCAAAAAAGGAGGTAAAATAAAATGTTAAACAAAAAGGTACAACAGGTAAGTATAACTCTATTTCTTTCTTTACTCTCTACTCTCTACTTTCTACTTCCTAATGCCGAGGCAGGGGCGGATACCGGCGCTGATTTCTTAAAGCTGGGCGTAGGAGCAAGGGCATCTGCAATGGGTGAGGCATTTTGTGCCGTAGCAGATAGTGTTGACTCTATTTATTACAATCCGGCAGGATTAGCCCGGCTGAAACAAAAAGAGGTCTCTGCAATGTATGGCGATAAACGAGAGGATACTGCCCGCACATCATTAGTTTATGCCCAGCCACTACAAGAATGGGAAGCTGGTGGCGTATTAGGAATAGGTATCATCTATCAAGACTTAGGTGAGATAGAACTGCGTGATAAATCTAATCAACCACAAGGTTCTATCAATCCCGCTGAGTTTGCCGTGATTTTCTCCTATGCGAAAAAGTCTTATGAAAATCTATTATTAGGTGGGAATGTAAAATACATCCAACGCGAGCTTAAGAAAATAAAGGCTAAAGCCGTTGCCTTTGACCTTGGTCTCCTATATTTCCCGCAAATCCCAAAATTCCTAAACCTCTCAGGAACAGGTTTAACTACAGGTCTGTGTCTGGAGAATATAGGTAGTAAGATAAAGGGTGATGAGTTGCCGTTAAACTTACGGCTTGGTGTAGCGTATTCGCCTTTAAATAATCTCTGCTGTAGTTTAGATGTGAACCAACACCTTTATAATTCCGACTTATGTTGGAATCTTGGGCTTGAATATAGATATAGTTTGTTGGCTGTCCGACTGGGCTATTTTGACAAAGGAAGACAGATAAAGGGATTGAGTTATGGGTTTGGAATAAAGTATCTGGGTTATCAGCTTGACTTTGCTAATCTTGCCAGTGGTGAGATGGAAAATGCAGAAGATATGAACCGCATATCCCTCTCAGTGAGTTGGTAGCCGCAGGCTTGTATCCTGCGTAGCTCGGGTCAGTTCTGAAGAGTAAATTTCCACCTGTGCGATTAGACTAATTCATCGCAGAGACGCAAAGGAAAAATAAATGTAAAATGTAAAATAGGAAATGAAAAATGGGAAATTTTAGTACTTCGCAAGACTCATTACCTTTCAGTTATACATTTTCATTTTACATTTCTCATTTTACATTATCCATTTTACATTTAACCGCACAGGTGGAAAATTCTCTGCGTCTCTGTGCCTCTGCGGTGAACAATTACGAAAAATTTCTCTCTTCAAACAAAAGCAAAAAGGAGGTGGTAAGATATTTCAACGCTGGCGAAGAGTTAACATAAAAATCTAAAACAAAAGGAGGTGAAAAAAAATGAAAAAACTAACATTACTTACTATGCTTGTCCTTGGGCTACTTGCTACCGCTACCTATACAACTACAGTATACGCAGAAGATACACAAGCTTATTATACGCAGAACAACACACCTGTTCCTTCATCTATTGCATGGGGAACTGGAGTGAATACACCCTACCAGAGCTTCGGTGGAGGTCCCTGCGTAGCAACAATGACCCATACTTTTTACTATGACAGAGAATGTATAGTAGTGGATATTGATGATGACCACCTTGAATGGACATCCAGAGCGGGTGAGGCTGATTATATGATTATGTGGACAAATATCTATGCCTGGGCAGCGGCTACTGGAACATATTATTTGCAGATAACTGCTACAGGAACTGACCATATAAAGAGAAGTGATGGAGCGACTATCACCACATCCTATGCGTTAGTACCACCAAGTGGTCCACATCCTACTCCAGGTGATTTTATCCTGGCACCAGCCTTCAATGGTAATCTACCAAATACTCCAATTGAGGGTGTCAATGGTTCCCCAGTAAGATATGATAGAGACCTGTGGGCAAGGGTCCAACCAACCAACAATAATCCATTAGGAAAATACGAGGATGTATTCTACCTCACCTTTGCAATTACACTGACACCGTAGGAGGAACACACTATAAGAGTAGCAGTGTAGAACGAGAAGTAAGAGAGACCTGTTTCCTTTTTGTCGGAGAGGGGCGGGTCTCTCTTTTTTATAGCGGTTATTAACTGGAAGTTTACATAGGATAATACCCATAAATAAGGCATGAGAATAATCGTTCCGTTAGGAACATAATATTGGTAGGAATAGATAGACAAATCAATCAGTTCCGTAGGAACGATATATTGGTAGGAATAGATAGACAAATCAATACAGTTCCGTAGGAACGATATATTGGTAGAAAATTTAATTCTAAGTAAAGTTTTGAATAATAACTGCTATATTCTTTGTGTCCTCTGCGTCTCTGCGGTGAAAAACTATTTTAATTTTTTCTCTTCCCTTTTATACATTTTTATGGTAAAATACTAATATGCTAAAGAAATTTATCTTAATGTTATTTATATTATTTCCAACTATTAGTAATGCAGGTAATTGGGTAGCGTTTAAAGAAGGTATTACTTCGCCTACAAAGCCTGAGATTATAGTTGTAAAAGAGGATGCTTCAGGTATTACCTTAGATGCAAGTATCTTGGGGATGAAGGTAGAAGCACGGAGCACGGAGCACGGAGCACGAAGTGTAGGGACAGAGATATTTCAGTTGCTTAGTATTCCAGGGCATGAATATAGCTATACCCAGGAAGTAGGCAAACCCAAACTGCCATTCCTTCAAATTCTCCTTGCCATCCCGGATGATGTAGAAATTAATCTTTCCTCTATTTCTACTTCCCACTTCCCACTTCCTACTTCCTACTTAATCTATCCCGTGCCAAAGCAAGTAATCAAGACCACCCCTGAAGGCTACAAATACATCGCTGAGGAGTTCTACATAGATGAAGATTTCTACAAGCAAGACATCTGGTATCCGCAAGAGGATAAAGTTATCACTTATCATACCAGTTATCTTCGTGACCAGCGGATACTTTATCTACAAATCCATCCTATTCAGTTTAACCCGGCAAAAAATCAGCTTCAGGCTTATTCTAATCTGAAGATAGAGATAAAATACATGGCTAAAAAGGGCAGAAGTATTTCGTTAAAGCAGTCAAAGATGGCAGAGCCTTTTGCTAATGTCTTGCAGAAATCTGTATTGAATTACCTAGGCTACGGGTCTAAAGACCCTCACTACTTTCGTGCACCTAAAAGAATAGGCACGGTTACTTACCCCAGTATCCTTAAAAGCCCCAATAACTCAGCAGATTATTTGATTATCACTTCTTCATCTTATTACCATAATTCTGATGTAGCCAGACTGGCTGAACATCGTGCTGAGTTCAACGGCTTTGATGTGGCTGTGGTTAATACTACCTCTATCTACAATGAATTCCCTATTACCGATAAAGGCACAACTACATCTATTAAGGACTTCATCAGATATGTCTATTATAATTGGTCTGCCCCATCTATGGAGGATAATCATCTGGGATATATCCTTATATTTGGGGATGGGGAGGAGACCCGGGATTCTTATGTTCCATCTAAAGAGATTCGAGAGATATATCCAACTATAAGAAATCCGGTATCTGACCCGTGGTATGCTTGTATTAATGATGAAGATTTGGATTGGAGCTACTGGACAGTGGATATAATGATTGGACGATTGCCTGTAGAGACTGGGACAGATGCAAAGACAATGGTAGATAAAACAATCGGCTATGAAAAGACCCCTGAGTTAGGTCAATGGCGTAACAAGATTTTATTAGTTACAGGCGAAGATGGTCTTGAACTCACAGTAATAAAGGATAATTACCTTTTACCTGCCGGGTTTGAAGTCGCTGAAACTACCCGCGGTGATGAGGTGTTTAATGCCATAGATAGTGGTCAATTATTGGTCTCCTATTCTGGACATGGTGTCCCATTCGGATGGGCAACGAATCCTGCTTTTTCTGCTGAGCACGATGTCTCAAAACTCTCTAATAGAGGCAAACTACCTGTAGTTTTAGCCGCTGCTTGTGATACCGCTTGTTTTCAATATGATTATGATTATGTTATAGGAGAAACATTCCTCACAAAAGAAAATGGAGGGGCTATTGCCTATTGGGGGGCATCTGATCCTACTGGGGCAAATACTGATATATTCATTATAAAGGCATACCAGTTCATAGCCGACTACACCCCAAATACCTTCTATCTTGGACAAATAACCCTTAATACCTATTTTCAGTCATTACCACAAGAATGGAACCTATTAGGAGACCCTGCACTAACTATCTCACGGGTAGGTCTTGAACCAGGTAAGGCAGAGTTAGAGGTTGAACCAGTTGATATCAGGTTTAATCCCCAATCCCCTAAACCTGGCCAGCAGACAAATATCTCTGCAATTATCCATAATCTCGGGGATATAGATGCAAAAGATGTATTAGTCCAATTCTTCCTTGGCAAACCTGGTGAGGGTGGGATGGAAATAGGCTCTAAAACAATCCCTGCCATCAAGAGTAATGACCAGGAAACAGCAGTCATAGATTGGAAACAAAATCTACCTATCGGAGAATATCCAATCTATGTAATAATCAATCCTTATAATACCATTTTAGAAGCAGGGACAATCAATAATACCACCTGTAAATCTATAGAGATAAATTTCTATCAAGAAGGCTATCCTAAAATCCCTGAGGGAGGATTTACCATAGAAAACTCTCCTGTCATAGGAGATGTAGATGGGGATGAGGATTTAGAAGTGATGGCTTGTGCAGGAGGATATGTGTATATCTGGCATCATAATGGTTCGCCACTAAATAATTGGTATAAGATAATCCCTGACCTTGCAACACCTTCTCCTCCTCTTTTAGCCGAGGTGGATAATGATGATGGATTAGAGGTGATAAAGAATGGTGGTGGAGGATTCTACATCTTAAGGTCTGATGGTAGTAATCTCGCTGGTTTCCCAATCTCAGGGTCAAATACAAGCAGTCCTGCCCTTGGAGATATAGATGGAGATGGGGATTTAGAGATTGCTATAGGGATGAACAATAAATTCTATCTCTTCCATCATACCGGAGAATTAGTAAAAGGAGATTGGCCTATAGATATAGCCGTAAACCAGAACTATCACCCAATGATAGCAGATATAGATAGAGATGGTCATCTTGAAATTATTGTCCTTGCTGATAAGATATATGTCTTTAATAGCGAAGGTAAGTTAATTCCTGGGCAATGGCCTAAGAGTATCTCAGGGTATATATTTACTAATGGATTGGCTATAGGTAATATTGATAATGATGATGAATTAGAGATTCTCATTGTGACACAAGAGGAACCAAAGATATTTTTGCACGCCTTGAATTATGATGGAACTAATGTGACAGGTTATCCGAAACAGGTAGGAGGAATGGATTATGACTATCCATATTCAGTTACCCCTGGAGATATTGACAATGATAAAGAAATGGAAATAATTATTGATTGTAGAAAATCTATATATGTATTAAATTCTGATGGTAGTGATTTTCCAGGTTGGCCCAAAGGAGGAAGGGAAAGGGGACCATCTTATCCAGTAATTGCAAATGTAGATGGAGATAAAGTCTTAGAGATTATAGAAAGTAGAGATGATATGAAGGGAACGGTCACTATTTGGAATAATGATGGGACTAATCAAACAGATTTGTTTTTGAAACCAGGGGATAAAAGGACATCACCCTTTGTTGTGGGAGATATGGATTTAGATGGAGATATAGAAGTAATCTGTGGTGGGGAGGATTATAAAGACTTAGGTCGGGCATTACCAAAGATTTACATCTGGGACTACTGGGGCAGTTGTACCGCTGGGGCACTGGAATGGCCGATGGCAAATCACGATATGCGCCGGACTAATTGCTATAATACAGATATTGTCCCCCCTTCTCGCATAACTGACCTTAAGGCGCTTAATCCCAAACCTACCTCTATTGACTTAACCTGGACTGCACCTGGTGATGACAAAGATAAAGGCTCTTCTACCTGCTACTACATCCGCTACGCTACCTGGACCATTACCCCACAAAACTGGCACCTGACTAATAAAGCTACATCCACTATTGTTCCCAAAGATGCTGGCTCTCCTGAATCTTTTACCGTCCCTAACCTCTGCCCAACTACCACCTACTACTTCTGTATTCGCGCCAGGGATGATGACTTCAATCTCTCCCCACTTTCTAATATCACCTTTGAGAAAACACTGTCACCAGCAATGATTACCCTGATTTCACCTACAAGAGGTGTAGTAGGTAAGCGGGTTACTATTAGCGGGTGCAATTTCTACCCGACAGAGACCATTCGCATAGAATTTGGCAATACTACCACTATTGCTCTATCTACCTGTGTTGGTGGTTCTTTTACTACTACCTTTACCGTTAATGACCAGGGATTTGGCACGATAACCATTACTGCCTATGGACTTATTTCAGGATATGAGGCAAGGGCGTCCTTTTATATCACTGCCGTAGAATATTTTCTGTTTGCCACAATTTCCTCTCCCCAAATAGCCGGGACAGGATTTCGAATAAAGATGACTGCTTATGATGAATTTGGTGATGTAGTGCTAAATTTCAAAGATAAAGTTGGACTCTCTGACCTTTCTCAAACCATTCAACCTACTATCACCTCTAACTTCACTGATGGCATCTGGGATGGCACAGTTAGCATCACCAGAGCAGGCACGAGCGCGATTACTGCAGGTTACCAGAGTAAGACAGGCACAAGCAATCCATTTTATGTCTGGCCAGGCGAGCCAGTTAAATTCATCGTCTATCCTGAAAATCCTATCTACATCCTGGCAGGGGGTTCAGTAAGCATCACTGCCCAATTAAGCGATGTTTATGGTAATGCGGTTGGGTCTGCAGGGATTAGTTGTAATTTAGAGGTAGTGGTGCTTTCTGGTAAAGCAGGAACACTATCTGCCACCACTTCTACTACCACCAATACCGGTCAGATAAACACTATTACCTACTGGGTTTCCCCTCATGCCAACGATAAAGTCAGGATAAAACTCCTATCTACTCTACCACCTGCTACCTCCGGCACTATTACTACCACTTCTGGCGAATTAGCAATGTTCACCTTCGATACTATTGCTACCCAGACTGCGGGGATGAATTTCCCCATTAAAATCACCGCCAGAGATGCCTACGAAAATCCTATCCCTTTTACCAGGACAGTAACTCTAATTGACTTCAGTAACAGCCTTAAACCTACACAGACTACTTCATTTATAGATGGTCTGTGGGCTGGATTTGGCTCTATCACCGTAAGAGGCACTACCAGTATTACTGTGATTTATGGGGATATTCGAGGCACAAGTAACACCTTCTGGGTCTGTGGCGGCGAGGTAGAGTATTTTGTCATTAGCAGCATAACTACTCAAACCGCAGGTATTAGTTTCCCAGTCAGCATCAATGCCTATGACCGCTGGAGAAATATTGCTGATATGTTTAACTCATCCGCCATACTAACTGATACCAGCCACAGCATTAGCCCGACTAAAACCACAAACTTTAGCCTGGGCATCTGGGATGGCACAGCTAGCATCACCAAAGCAGGCACAACCACGATTATGGCAGGTTATCAAGGTAAAACAGGCACAAGCAATCCCTTCTTTATTACCCCCAGTAGCCTCGACCATTTCTTAATCGGCACTATCACCAATCAAATTGCTGGGATAGATTTTCCTGTCGTCCTCACTGCAAAAGATGCCTACAACAATACAGTAAGCACCTTTACCGATAAGGTGCAATTGGAAGATACCAGCCTAACATTGAATCCAAAGATAACTGATAATTTTGTGGCAGGTATCTGGGATAGTATTGGCTCTATTACCAGAACAGGCACTACCTCGATTACAGCAAGTTACCAGGGAAAAACAGGCACAAGCAATCCCTTCTTAGTTAGCCATAACATTCTTGCCCATTTTCTGATGGGGACTATTAGCAATTGTGTAGCAGGCGTTCCTTTTCCCATAACCATTATGGCACAAGATTCTTACGGTAACACGATGCTTAACTTTAGTGATAAAGTCCAGTTAGAGGATAGCTCGCTGAGCTTGAATCCGAAGTTAACCACCAACTTTGTGGCAGGTATCTGGGATGGCATTGGCTCTATTACCAGAACAGGCACAACCTCGATTATGGCAGGTTACCAGGGGAAAACAGGCACAAGCAATCCCTTCTTAGTTAGCCATAACCGCCTTGACCATTTTCTGATTGGGACTATTAGCAATTGTCTTGCGGGCATTCCTTTTCCCATCACCATTATGGCACAAGATTCTTACGGTAACACGATGCTTAACTTTAGTGATAAAGTCCAGTTAGAGGATACCTCACTGACCTTAAATCCGAAGCTAACCACCAACTTTATGGCAGGTATCTGGGATGGCATTGGTTCTATTACCAGAACAGGCACAACCT
Protein-coding sequences here:
- a CDS encoding C25 family cysteine peptidase, with product MLFILFPTISNAGNWVAFKEGITSPTKPEIIVVKEDASGITLDASILGMKVEARSTEHGARSVGTEIFQLLSIPGHEYSYTQEVGKPKLPFLQILLAIPDDVEINLSSISTSHFPLPTSYLIYPVPKQVIKTTPEGYKYIAEEFYIDEDFYKQDIWYPQEDKVITYHTSYLRDQRILYLQIHPIQFNPAKNQLQAYSNLKIEIKYMAKKGRSISLKQSKMAEPFANVLQKSVLNYLGYGSKDPHYFRAPKRIGTVTYPSILKSPNNSADYLIITSSSYYHNSDVARLAEHRAEFNGFDVAVVNTTSIYNEFPITDKGTTTSIKDFIRYVYYNWSAPSMEDNHLGYILIFGDGEETRDSYVPSKEIREIYPTIRNPVSDPWYACINDEDLDWSYWTVDIMIGRLPVETGTDAKTMVDKTIGYEKTPELGQWRNKILLVTGEDGLELTVIKDNYLLPAGFEVAETTRGDEVFNAIDSGQLLVSYSGHGVPFGWATNPAFSAEHDVSKLSNRGKLPVVLAAACDTACFQYDYDYVIGETFLTKENGGAIAYWGASDPTGANTDIFIIKAYQFIADYTPNTFYLGQITLNTYFQSLPQEWNLLGDPALTISRVGLEPGKAELEVEPVDIRFNPQSPKPGQQTNISAIIHNLGDIDAKDVLVQFFLGKPGEGGMEIGSKTIPAIKSNDQETAVIDWKQNLPIGEYPIYVIINPYNTILEAGTINNTTCKSIEINFYQEGYPKIPEGGFTIENSPVIGDVDGDEDLEVMACAGGYVYIWHHNGSPLNNWYKIIPDLATPSPPLLAEVDNDDGLEVIKNGGGGFYILRSDGSNLAGFPISGSNTSSPALGDIDGDGDLEIAIGMNNKFYLFHHTGELVKGDWPIDIAVNQNYHPMIADIDRDGHLEIIVLADKIYVFNSEGKLIPGQWPKSISGYIFTNGLAIGNIDNDDELEILIVTQEEPKIFLHALNYDGTNVTGYPKQVGGMDYDYPYSVTPGDIDNDKEMEIIIDCRKSIYVLNSDGSDFPGWPKGGRERGPSYPVIANVDGDKVLEIIESRDDMKGTVTIWNNDGTNQTDLFLKPGDKRTSPFVVGDMDLDGDIEVICGGEDYKDLGRALPKIYIWDYWGSCTAGALEWPMANHDMRRTNCYNTDIVPPSRITDLKALNPKPTSIDLTWTAPGDDKDKGSSTCYYIRYATWTITPQNWHLTNKATSTIVPKDAGSPESFTVPNLCPTTTYYFCIRARDDDFNLSPLSNITFEKTLSPAMITLISPTRGVVGKRVTISGCNFYPTETIRIEFGNTTTIALSTCVGGSFTTTFTVNDQGFGTITITAYGLISGYEARASFYITAVEYFLFATISSPQIAGTGFRIKMTAYDEFGDVVLNFKDKVGLSDLSQTIQPTITSNFTDGIWDGTVSITRAGTSAITAGYQSKTGTSNPFYVWPGEPVKFIVYPENPIYILAGGSVSITAQLSDVYGNAVGSAGISCNLEVVVLSGKAGTLSATTSTTTNTGQINTITYWVSPHANDKVRIKLLSTLPPATSGTITTTSGELAMFTFDTIATQTAGMNFPIKITARDAYENPIPFTRTVTLIDFSNSLKPTQTTSFIDGLWAGFGSITVRGTTSITVIYGDIRGTSNTFWVCGGEVEYFVISSITTQTAGISFPVSINAYDRWRNIADMFNSSAILTDTSHSISPTKTTNFSLGIWDGTASITKAGTTTIMAGYQGKTGTSNPFFITPSSLDHFLIGTITNQIAGIDFPVVLTAKDAYNNTVSTFTDKVQLEDTSLTLNPKITDNFVAGIWDSIGSITRTGTTSITASYQGKTGTSNPFLVSHNILAHFLMGTISNCVAGVPFPITIMAQDSYGNTMLNFSDKVQLEDSSLSLNPKLTTNFVAGIWDGIGSITRTGTTSIMAGYQGKTGTSNPFLVSHNRLDHFLIGTISNCLAGIPFPITIMAQDSYGNTMLNFSDKVQLEDTSLTLNPKLTTNFMAGIWDGIGSITRTGTTSIMAGYQGKTGTSNPFLVQAGSLSLIKVMPGSVTLLPDESQLFTSRGYDGNGNEKEVGNGKWEVGKEIGSLSNIFGTMTRFTAGTKATSGIIKVSAEEVIGTANIRIVPGKLAKITILPKEVVVEVAGTSTFTAYGYDKYGNEKEVGNGKWEVGSELGKLTNVIGTNTTFVAGTKPGKGTLTYTVREAVMNLHLTNESVPLGMWIKGEERNNLPEPRAPNPEPRAPSPESRAPSPESRFSEEIIGTASITVRSGRVSRFDFDPINHQIINTKFGIKVTALDRYGNLANDYNQTGYLTTNFGQIKPTAITFKNGISTGTVMIETNKAGPDVRISLRAEAIESQSNDFAVLYDDASNVKVEEGGLKIDIKSHSVSKDYYLKIDKPGLDEDEIKIANLQMNHYNPGFCLLTDTIIRIVAKDGDKKPIEGDFGTRTTRMMIYYHQPPKNVAEETLKLYILDEESIESRWVEIANAQVLIGGNFVYGNIPHFGTFILIGEGIPAGFDGVVVYPNPFKPSRGDENIVFEGLPEDTQIRIYDISGSLVKDEEGKRATWIWDVRNNYGKKIDSGVYIYVLTTGDGKKKTGKIAIIR